In a genomic window of Streptomyces sp. SJL17-4:
- the ndk gene encoding nucleoside-diphosphate kinase — translation MSQRTLVLLKPDAVRRGLVGEIIGRIERKAGWTLAALELRELDQETLEQHYGEHKGKPFYEPLMGFMSSGPVVALVVEGERVIEGVRQLAGPTDPIAAAPGSIRGDFGTIVRENLIHASDSEESALRELKIFFPGLV, via the coding sequence GTGAGCCAGCGCACGCTCGTCCTGCTCAAGCCCGACGCCGTCCGCCGTGGCCTGGTCGGCGAGATCATCGGCCGTATCGAGCGCAAGGCCGGCTGGACCCTGGCGGCCCTGGAGCTGCGCGAGCTGGACCAGGAGACCCTGGAGCAGCACTACGGCGAGCACAAGGGCAAGCCCTTCTACGAGCCGCTGATGGGCTTCATGTCCTCCGGCCCCGTCGTCGCGCTCGTCGTCGAGGGCGAGCGGGTCATCGAGGGCGTACGCCAGCTGGCCGGTCCGACCGACCCGATCGCCGCCGCGCCCGGTTCGATCCGCGGCGACTTCGGCACCATCGTCCGGGAGAACCTGATCCACGCCTCCGACTCGGAGGAGTCGGCCCTGCGCGAGCTGAAGATCTTCTTCCCCGGCCTCGTCTGA
- a CDS encoding rod shape-determining protein, whose product MSFIGRDMAIDLGTANTLVYVRGRGIVLNEPSVVAINTNTGGILAVGAEAKKMIGRTPGNIVAVRPLKDGVIADFEITERMLRYFILKIHKRRYLARPRVVVCVPSGITGVERRAVIEASTQAGARQVHIIEEPMAAAIGSGLPVHEATGNMVVDIGGGTTEVAVISLGGIVTAQSIRVAGDELDNAIIQHIKKEYSLLLGERTAEQIKITIGSAYDLDKDEHTEIRGRDLVSGLPKTVVISAAEVRKAIEEPVNAIVDAVKTTLDKCPPELSGDVMDRGIVLTGGGALLRGLDERLRRETGMPIHIAEDPLDSVALGSGKCVEEFEALQQVLDAQPRR is encoded by the coding sequence ATGTCGTTCATCGGCCGTGACATGGCTATCGACCTCGGGACTGCCAACACGCTGGTGTACGTCAGGGGGCGTGGCATCGTCCTCAACGAACCGTCCGTCGTCGCCATCAACACCAACACCGGTGGCATCCTCGCGGTGGGAGCCGAGGCGAAGAAGATGATCGGCCGGACCCCCGGCAACATCGTCGCCGTCCGGCCCCTGAAGGACGGCGTGATCGCCGACTTCGAGATCACCGAGCGGATGCTCCGCTACTTCATCCTCAAGATCCACAAGCGCCGCTACCTGGCCCGCCCCCGGGTCGTCGTCTGCGTGCCCTCCGGCATCACCGGAGTGGAGCGCCGCGCCGTCATCGAGGCCTCGACGCAGGCCGGCGCCCGCCAGGTGCACATCATCGAGGAGCCCATGGCGGCGGCGATCGGCTCGGGCCTCCCCGTCCACGAGGCCACCGGCAACATGGTCGTGGACATCGGTGGCGGCACCACCGAGGTCGCCGTCATCTCCCTCGGCGGAATCGTCACGGCACAGTCGATCCGGGTCGCCGGCGACGAGCTGGACAACGCGATCATCCAGCACATCAAGAAGGAGTACTCGCTCCTCCTCGGTGAGCGCACCGCCGAGCAGATCAAGATCACCATCGGTTCCGCGTACGACCTCGACAAGGACGAGCACACCGAGATCCGCGGCCGTGACCTGGTCTCCGGTCTGCCCAAGACCGTGGTCATCTCGGCCGCCGAGGTCCGCAAGGCCATCGAGGAGCCGGTCAACGCCATCGTCGACGCGGTGAAGACCACCCTCGACAAGTGCCCGCCGGAACTCTCCGGTGACGTCATGGACCGCGGCATCGTTCTCACAGGTGGCGGCGCCCTGCTGCGCGGCCTCGACGAGCGCCTCCGCCGCGAGACCGGTATGCCGATCCACATCGCCGAGGACCCGCTGGACTCGGTGGCGCTCGGCTCCGGCAAGTGCGTGGAGGAGTTCGAGGCCCTCCAGCAGGTCCTGGACGCCCAGCCGCGCCGCTAG
- the mreC gene encoding rod shape-determining protein MreC produces the protein MRDTRESRLLLVLLIAIAFALITVDIRGGQESPVDGARQAAAAVFGPVENGVAAAVDPIGNAIGAVRDSGERHTRIAALEKENAELKAELGSDDRNRNRLRELDSILKTAGAGQYGIKGAQVIAIGAAQGFSWTVTIDIGARDGVQRDMTVLNGAGLVGRVTTVGPSTSTVLLANDPDFTVGTRMEKSNELGFATGQGDQPLLVQLLNGKAKVKAGDRLVTFGSAGDRPFVPGVPVGEVVRIDPAGGGLTRNIYVRPYVGFSKLDIVGVVVQAPRADPRDMVLPQKPKPAPTVTVTVTPPPPDGQQAADGQQQNQQGQNQQGQNQQGQGQDQGDATP, from the coding sequence GTGAGGGACACACGAGAGAGCCGGCTGCTCCTGGTGCTGCTGATCGCCATCGCGTTCGCACTGATCACGGTGGACATCCGCGGCGGCCAGGAGTCACCCGTCGACGGTGCCCGGCAGGCCGCAGCGGCGGTCTTCGGGCCGGTCGAGAACGGTGTGGCGGCCGCCGTCGATCCCATCGGCAACGCCATAGGCGCGGTCCGGGACTCCGGCGAGCGGCACACCCGGATCGCCGCTCTGGAGAAGGAGAACGCCGAGCTCAAGGCGGAGCTCGGCAGCGACGACCGCAACCGCAACCGGCTGCGGGAGCTCGACTCCATCCTGAAGACCGCCGGCGCCGGGCAGTACGGCATCAAGGGCGCGCAGGTCATCGCCATAGGAGCGGCCCAGGGCTTCTCCTGGACGGTCACCATCGACATCGGCGCGCGCGACGGCGTCCAGCGGGACATGACCGTCCTCAACGGCGCCGGACTCGTCGGCCGCGTGACCACCGTCGGTCCGTCGACCTCCACGGTCCTCCTGGCCAACGACCCCGACTTCACCGTCGGCACCCGCATGGAGAAGTCGAACGAACTCGGCTTCGCCACCGGCCAGGGCGACCAGCCGCTGCTCGTGCAGCTCCTCAACGGCAAGGCCAAGGTGAAGGCCGGCGACCGGCTCGTCACCTTCGGCTCCGCCGGCGACAGGCCCTTCGTGCCCGGCGTCCCGGTCGGCGAGGTCGTCCGCATCGACCCCGCGGGCGGCGGCCTGACCCGCAACATCTACGTCCGCCCGTACGTCGGCTTCAGCAAGCTCGACATCGTCGGCGTCGTCGTCCAGGCCCCCCGTGCCGACCCGCGCGACATGGTCCTGCCGCAGAAGCCCAAGCCCGCGCCGACCGTCACGGTCACGGTGACGCCACCGCCACCGGACGGACAGCAGGCCGCCGACGGACAGCAGCAGAACCAACAGGGTCAGAACCAACAGGGGCAGAACCAGCAGGGTCAGGGCCAGGACCAGGGGGACGCGACACCGTGA
- the mreD gene encoding rod shape-determining protein MreD — MKFNRILLSATLIVVALVVQVSVLARLQLPGAVPDLVLLTVVGLALVYGPVSGSLIGFSAGLLADLAPPADHAAGRYALVLCVIGYLVGLARPENGRLTSAAGPMAVVVAAAVGSTLLYAGVGALVGDTAARHVGLGSLLFTAAVYDLLLAPFTVPLIMALARRAENDPLADAGGGNGTDVASGWLSSGTGLRIGNQRGGLRVKTARSRASRAGRIKGVKRL; from the coding sequence GTGAAGTTCAACCGGATCCTCCTCTCCGCCACCCTGATCGTGGTGGCCCTGGTCGTGCAGGTCTCCGTCCTCGCCCGGCTCCAGCTCCCCGGTGCCGTCCCCGACCTGGTCCTGCTCACCGTCGTCGGCCTGGCCCTGGTGTACGGACCCGTCAGCGGCTCGCTCATCGGCTTCAGCGCCGGCCTCCTCGCCGACCTGGCCCCGCCCGCCGACCACGCCGCCGGACGCTACGCCCTGGTGCTCTGCGTCATCGGCTACCTCGTCGGCCTGGCCCGCCCGGAGAACGGCCGGCTGACCTCGGCGGCCGGCCCCATGGCCGTCGTCGTCGCGGCCGCCGTCGGCTCCACCCTGCTGTACGCGGGGGTGGGCGCCCTCGTCGGCGACACCGCCGCCCGCCATGTCGGCCTGGGGTCCCTGCTGTTCACCGCGGCCGTCTACGACCTGCTCCTCGCGCCCTTCACGGTGCCGCTCATCATGGCGCTGGCCCGCCGCGCGGAGAACGACCCGCTCGCCGACGCCGGCGGGGGCAACGGCACCGACGTCGCCTCCGGCTGGCTCTCCTCCGGCACCGGCCTGAGGATCGGGAACCAGCGCGGCGGCCTGCGGGTGAAGACCGCCCGGAGCCGCGCCTCACGGGCCGGACGCATCAAGGGAGTCAAGCGACTGTGA